A single window of Maylandia zebra isolate NMK-2024a linkage group LG2, Mzebra_GT3a, whole genome shotgun sequence DNA harbors:
- the LOC101484656 gene encoding P2Y purinoceptor 4, whose translation MERVTSSSGGHNRSVLISIFNSSCQFDEEFKYILLPVSYSLVFVFGFVLNAAALWLFVKMRPWNASTVFMFHLALSDFLYVLSLPTLIYYYANRSHWPFGVVACKLARFLFYANLYCSILFLTCISVHRYLGICHPIKMMSLVKRRHAHLVCGIVWSVVTVCLVPNIMFVTTSRRGNDTLCHDTTSQEAFEEYVDYSSVVMVLLFGIPFVVIMVCYCLMARALCQPRQGISSSQQSAASRQKSIKLIIVVLVVFAVSFVPFHITRTLYYTARVLDLNCKFLNIVNFTYKITRPLASINSCIDPILYFLAGDHYRSKMMNVLMRKRQTVSSQISEQAPARRNNNDSIGLAYKNSALKASEDVET comes from the coding sequence ATGGAGAGGGTCACCAGCAGCTCAGGAGGACACAACCGGTCTGTGCTGATCTCGATCTTCAACTCGAGCTGTCAGTTTGATGAAGAGTTCAAATACATTCTGCTGCCAGTGTCCTACAGTCTGGTGTTTGTGTTCGGCTTTGTGCTTAATGCTGCAGCTTTATGGTTGTTTGTGAAGATGCGTCCTTGGAACGCCAGTACAGTGTTCATGTTCCACCTCGCCCTGTCAGACTTCCTCTATGTACTCTCCCTGCCCACCCTCATATACTACTATGCCAACCGGAGTCACTGGCCATTCGGTGTGGTTGCCTGCAAACTTGCACGCTTCCTCTTCTATGCCAACCTTTACTGCAGCATTCTCTTCCTCACCTGCATCAGCGTGCATCGCTATCTCGGCATCTGCCACCCTATTAAGATGATGAGCCTGGTGAAGCGTCGCCATGCACACCTGGTCTGCGGCATAGTGTGGAGTGTGGTGACCGTGTGCTTGGTGCCCAATATCATGTTTGTCACCACCTCCAGGAGGGGCAATGACACCCTGTGCCATGACACAACAAGCCAGGAGGCCTTCGAGGAGTATGTGGACTACAGCTCTGTTGTGATGGTGCTGCTGTTTGGCATCCCGTTCGTCGTCATTATGGTGTGTTACTGCCTGATGGCTCGGGCCCTGTGCCAGCCCAGACAGGGAATATCTTCAAGCCAGCAGAGCGCTGCTTCACGTCAGAAATCCATCAAGCTCATCATCGTGGTGCTTGTGGTGTTTGCTGTCAGCTTCGTCCCATTTCACATCACACGGACCCTCTACTATACGGCCCGTGTGCTGGATCTTAACTGTAAATTCCTCAACATAGTAAACTTTACTTACAAGATCACCAGGCCGCTGGCCAGCATCAACAGTTGCATTGATCCCATATTGTATTTCCTGGCTGGGGATCACTACCGCTCCAAAATGATGAATGTTCTGAtgagaaaaagacagacagtGAGCAGCCAAATATCTGAGCAGGCACCAGCACGGCGGAATAATAACGACAGTATTGGCCTGGCTTATAAAAACTCAGCTCTTAAAGCCAGTGAGGATGTTGAGACGTAG